One window of the Desmospora profundinema genome contains the following:
- a CDS encoding YheC/YheD family protein: MVKIGYKWGVHRTLMGDATVAEALPETKLFQEQNLMNMLRRHSTVILKPSGGTGGYGIIQVSRKPTGRYELRWGGSRQILPNIGALLRALKPWLRSGGSRYMIQQRVNLAEIAGRPLDVRVMVQRRKGGPWTVTAHIARVAAKGLFITNVARRGTLVPVKNTLQRSTMKGAAVEKVMNDLAMISLQAAKRLGRFSPSSLAAGFDLGVDHRGKVWMLEANPKPALYIFRHNKTMYNRILQYPLGY; this comes from the coding sequence ATGGTGAAAATCGGGTATAAATGGGGCGTCCATCGGACACTCATGGGAGATGCGACTGTAGCTGAAGCCTTGCCGGAGACGAAGTTGTTTCAAGAGCAGAATCTGATGAATATGCTGCGAAGACACAGTACGGTTATACTAAAGCCTTCTGGAGGCACAGGTGGTTATGGGATTATACAAGTATCTCGCAAGCCGACAGGAAGGTATGAGTTGCGCTGGGGGGGAAGCCGACAGATATTGCCCAATATCGGGGCGCTTTTGCGTGCACTGAAGCCGTGGTTGCGGTCGGGAGGCTCTCGCTATATGATCCAGCAACGTGTGAATCTGGCGGAAATTGCGGGCCGCCCCTTGGATGTCCGGGTGATGGTACAACGGAGGAAAGGGGGCCCGTGGACGGTGACCGCCCATATCGCTCGAGTGGCTGCCAAGGGGCTGTTTATCACTAATGTGGCGAGGAGGGGGACATTGGTTCCGGTGAAGAACACATTACAACGGTCTACGATGAAGGGAGCAGCAGTGGAGAAGGTGATGAATGACCTGGCGATGATATCGCTGCAAGCTGCCAAACGTTTAGGGCGCTTCTCCCCCTCCAGCCTGGCAGCGGGATTTGATTTGGGTGTCGATCATCGGGGTAAGGTATGGATGCTTGAAGCCAACCCCAAGCCGGCCCTATATATCTTTCGCCATAACAAGACGATGTACAACCGCATTCTCCAATATCCGTTGGGATACTGA
- a CDS encoding C40 family peptidase: MQKPNMLKKVFIGATAAILVGTSLPAAAHAGTAAKPAANAHQMVQDIFGQVGLEMPVTQKQTVSKNDETSADESSAQTQPQNNSGSQPEAPAAAENNQPANNQPVENESAQPANNQPANQPAQSAPQQQSQSQTAFGDRIIQTGEKYMGTPYKLGARSGQTQTFDCSSFVQYVFGQNGVKLPRTATQQSYVGKEVSRSELQKGDLVFFKLQSSNGNIGHVGIYAGDGKLLHTYGPGGVRYDSMSTKWLDWGYLKAVRVTPNN, from the coding sequence ATGCAAAAGCCTAATATGTTGAAAAAGGTGTTCATCGGTGCCACCGCAGCCATCTTGGTGGGAACGAGTCTGCCCGCAGCCGCCCATGCCGGCACGGCCGCCAAGCCGGCAGCCAACGCCCATCAAATGGTGCAGGATATCTTTGGACAAGTGGGACTGGAGATGCCCGTCACCCAGAAGCAAACGGTATCCAAAAACGATGAGACATCCGCTGACGAGTCTTCCGCTCAAACACAACCGCAAAACAACAGTGGAAGCCAACCGGAAGCTCCGGCTGCCGCAGAGAACAATCAGCCGGCTAATAATCAACCTGTTGAGAATGAATCCGCTCAACCGGCCAACAATCAGCCCGCTAACCAACCGGCTCAATCCGCTCCTCAACAACAATCGCAGTCACAGACTGCATTTGGCGACCGGATTATTCAAACGGGTGAAAAATATATGGGAACCCCCTACAAATTGGGCGCTCGTTCTGGACAAACCCAGACCTTCGACTGCTCGTCCTTTGTACAATATGTATTTGGCCAAAACGGGGTAAAACTTCCCCGGACGGCTACTCAACAATCCTATGTAGGGAAGGAAGTTTCCCGCAGCGAGCTGCAAAAAGGAGACCTGGTCTTCTTTAAACTGCAAAGCAGCAATGGCAACATCGGCCATGTCGGCATCTATGCCGGAGATGGCAAACTGCTGCACACTTACGGCCCCGGCGGTGTTCGTTATGACAGCATGAGTACAAAATGGCTGGACTGGGGTTATCTGAAAGCGGTCCGAGTTACTCCGAATAACTGA